Proteins from a genomic interval of Hippocampus zosterae strain Florida chromosome 14, ASM2543408v3, whole genome shotgun sequence:
- the gfra4a gene encoding GDNF family receptor alpha-4a: MDHLLLFLGPLQLLLLLALLGAAGAWPAEDSERRDCLSAGDACSGDDGCSPRLRTLRQCVAGDGSVKLGPGARNQCENAVAALVSTPLRGCRCKRGMKKEKNCLSIYWSLQQASLHGPKLVEDFPYEPEERDSDYVRLASIAAESEVTTVNRCLDAAKACNIDETCQKLRTEYVSSCIQPSARSGPCNRPKCNKALRKFFDRVPPDYTHELLFCPCGDTACAERRRQTVVPACSYEDKDKPGCLAQLRVCKADYVCRSRWAQFQYDCQPWHQSSSGCKQDNHAACLLAYTGLIGSTITPNYLDNSTSNVGPWCSCTTGGHQREQCADFLASFHDNVCLKKAMLAFGNSSDLKTGGAAPSPPADDDGADAPRATGVPDVSVETAQDILRAQIPTQVNNGNERLWGDSTLASPDLSEGNGAVTPARPPLPALPLAFCWLLMTPLLLRCH, encoded by the exons GAGCGGCGGGCGCGTGGCCGGCCGAGGACTCCGAGCGCCGAGACTGCCTGAGCGCGGGCGACGCCTGTTCCGGGGACGACGGCTGCAGCCCGCGCCTGCGCACCCTGCGGCAGTGCGTGGCCGGAGACGGCAGCGTCAAGCTGGGCCCCGGCGCCCGCAACCAGTGCGAGAACGCCGTGGCGGCCCTCGTGTCCACGCCGCTGCGCGGCTGCCGCTGCAAGCGAGGcatgaagaaggagaagaactgCCTCAGCATCTACTGGAGCCTGCAGCAGGCCTCCCTGCACG gccCGAAACTGGTGGAGGACTTCCCGTACGAGCCCGAGGAAAGGGACTCCGACTATGTTCGCTTGGCCTCCATCGCCGCCG AATCTGAAGTGACGACGGTCAACCGCTGCCTGGACGCCGCCAAGGCCTGCAACATCGACGAGACGTGCCAGAAGCTGCGCACCGAATACGTGTCGTCCTGCATCCAGCCGTCGGCCCGCTCGGGCCCGTGCAACCGGCCCAAGTGCAACAAGGCGCTGCGCAAGTTCTTTGACCGCGTGCCGCCCGACTACACGCACGAGCTGCTCTTCTGCCCGTGCGGCGACACGGCGTGCGCCGAGCGCCGTCGCCAGACCGTGGTGCCCGCGTGCTCCTACGAGGACAAGGACAAGCCCGGATGCCTGGCCCAGCTCAGGGTCTGCAAAGCCGACTACGTCTGCAG GTCCCGCTGGGCCCAGTTCCAGTACGACTGCCAGCCGTGGCATCAGAGCTCCAGCGGCTGCAAGCAGGACAACCACGCGGCGTGTCTGCTAGCATACACCGGCCTCATTG GCAGCACAATTACGCCCAACTACCTGGACAACAGCACCTCCAACGTGGGACCCTGGTGCTCCTGCACTACCGGCGGACACCAGCGGGAGCAGTGCGCCGACTTCCTGGCCTCCTTCCACGACAACGTCTGCCTGA AGAAGGCCATGCTGGCTTTCGGCAACAGCTCCGACCTGAAAACGGGCGGCGCGGCCCCGAGCCCACCCGCCGACGACGACGGGGCCGACGCTCCCCGGGCCACCGGCGTGCCGGACGTCTCCGTGGAAACGGCGCAGGACATCCTGAGAGCTCAGATTCCCACTCAG GTCAACAATGGCAACGAGCGCCTTTGGGGCGACTCGACGCTGGCGTCGCCCGACCTGTCGGAGGGCAACGGCGCCGTGACGCCCGCTCGGCCTCCCCTGCCTGCGCTCCCGTTGGCCTTCTGCTGGCTCCTGATGACGCCGCTTCTCCTCCGCTGCCactag